A portion of the Chloroflexia bacterium SDU3-3 genome contains these proteins:
- the msrA gene encoding peptide-methionine (S)-S-oxide reductase MsrA, translating into MTAGTEIATLAGGCFWCLEAIYDDIIGVTDVVSGYAGGSVPNPSYEQVCTGGTGHAEVVQLRFDPQQISFRELLGVFFSIHDPTTLNRQGHDVGTQYRSAIFFHSPEQQRVAQEVIAELTEQRAFAQPIVTQVVPFEQFYAAEGYHQEYFANNPNQPYCRAVVAPKVSKFRKSHAARLKV; encoded by the coding sequence ATGACTGCAGGAACAGAGATCGCAACACTGGCGGGCGGGTGCTTCTGGTGCCTTGAGGCGATCTACGACGATATCATCGGTGTCACCGACGTGGTCTCGGGCTACGCCGGGGGCAGTGTGCCCAACCCCAGCTACGAGCAGGTGTGCACCGGTGGCACCGGCCACGCCGAGGTGGTGCAGCTGCGCTTCGACCCGCAGCAGATCAGCTTCCGCGAGCTGCTGGGCGTGTTCTTCAGCATCCACGACCCCACCACGCTCAACCGCCAGGGCCACGACGTGGGCACGCAGTACCGCTCGGCGATCTTCTTCCACAGCCCCGAGCAGCAGCGCGTGGCCCAGGAGGTGATCGCCGAGCTGACTGAGCAGCGCGCCTTCGCGCAGCCGATTGTCACCCAGGTGGTGCCCTTCGAGCAGTTCTACGCCGCCGAGGGCTACCACCAGGAGTACTTCGCGAACAACCCCAACCAGCCCTACTGCCGCGCCGTGGTGGCCCCCAAGGTCAGCAAGTTCCGCAAGAGCCACGCCGCGCGACTGAAGGTCTAG
- the pstC gene encoding phosphate ABC transporter permease subunit PstC, which produces MAQAKNLSAWASLQQRTRHGDSLFAFITLAFALLVVALVGVIGVVTWVNSTEARDKFGISFLFQQGWNPVTGHFGALPAIYGTLISSLIALVIAGPLGVMIGVFLSELCPLRLRTSLSFLVELLAAIPSVVYGMWGVFVLIPFFQTSVANPVAGSIGQWLPFLGGPVSARSLAAAGVVLAIMILPTIASITRDVLAVVPSNQREAMLAVGATQWETIRHAVLPYAQAGIIGGMMLGLGRALGETMAALMIIGSLKDRIEPSIFQASITSASLVASELSNANDELHESTLILIALVLFVITLLLNGLARFIVWRAGRGPVGSARA; this is translated from the coding sequence ATGGCCCAAGCAAAGAACCTGAGCGCCTGGGCGTCTTTGCAACAGCGCACGCGCCATGGCGACTCGCTCTTTGCATTCATAACGCTGGCCTTTGCGCTGCTGGTGGTGGCGCTGGTCGGCGTTATTGGTGTTGTGACCTGGGTGAACTCGACCGAGGCCCGCGATAAATTCGGCATCTCGTTCCTGTTCCAGCAGGGCTGGAACCCTGTGACCGGGCACTTTGGCGCGCTGCCCGCGATCTACGGCACGCTGATCTCGTCGCTGATCGCGCTGGTGATCGCCGGGCCGCTGGGCGTGATGATCGGCGTGTTCCTCTCCGAGCTATGCCCGCTGCGGCTGCGCACCTCGCTCTCGTTCCTGGTCGAGCTGCTGGCGGCCATCCCCAGCGTGGTGTATGGGATGTGGGGCGTGTTCGTGCTCATCCCGTTCTTCCAGACCTCGGTGGCCAACCCGGTGGCCGGGTCGATCGGCCAGTGGCTGCCCTTCCTGGGCGGGCCGGTCTCGGCGCGCAGCCTGGCGGCGGCGGGCGTGGTGCTGGCGATCATGATCCTGCCCACCATCGCCTCGATCACCCGCGATGTGCTGGCGGTGGTGCCATCCAACCAGCGCGAGGCCATGCTGGCCGTGGGCGCAACCCAGTGGGAGACCATCCGCCACGCGGTGCTGCCCTATGCCCAGGCGGGCATCATCGGCGGCATGATGCTGGGCCTTGGCCGCGCCCTGGGCGAGACGATGGCGGCGCTGATGATCATCGGCAGCCTGAAGGACCGGATCGAGCCGTCGATCTTCCAGGCCAGCATCACCTCGGCCTCGCTGGTGGCCAGCGAGCTGTCGAACGCGAACGATGAGCTGCACGAGTCGACGCTTATTCTGATAGCCCTGGTGCTGTTTGTAATTACGCTGCTGCTCAATGGTCTGGCGCGCTTTATCGTGTGGCGCGCTGGCCGTGGGCCGGTGGGGAGTGCGCGGGCATGA
- a CDS encoding NAD(P)/FAD-dependent oxidoreductase produces MHDLIIIGGGASGLSAALYAQSKQLDVRVIYQEVGGKTGRQQHLHQQDNEEYLAGAEAVMQFERRVTAQASTVLRDRVLGITRSHEDFIVETQINGKLAARSVIVATGASPIKLDVPGARQFADHGIGYSATTHAHLLENKTAAVIGATPRAVAGVIELARTAARVYLVTAGKHDLIDPLAATLARYPNVTVLRNYKVREVQGTTSVEQVVIERDEELSYLRVNAIFADLGLLPNTGVVRNLAKLDEDGFIEVDGRNHTSVSGLFAAGDCTTRFGEHSLIAVGEGVRAAQSAYTYLLSHPLILEPEPAD; encoded by the coding sequence ATGCATGACCTCATCATTATTGGCGGCGGGGCGTCGGGCCTCTCGGCGGCGCTGTACGCCCAGAGCAAGCAGCTGGATGTACGCGTGATCTACCAGGAGGTCGGCGGCAAGACCGGGCGGCAGCAGCACCTGCACCAGCAGGACAACGAGGAGTACCTGGCCGGAGCCGAGGCGGTGATGCAGTTCGAGCGCCGCGTGACGGCCCAGGCCAGCACCGTGCTGCGCGACCGCGTGCTGGGCATCACCCGCAGCCACGAGGATTTCATCGTCGAGACCCAGATCAACGGCAAGCTGGCCGCGCGCAGCGTGATCGTTGCCACCGGCGCGTCGCCGATCAAGCTGGATGTGCCGGGCGCGCGCCAGTTCGCCGACCACGGCATCGGCTACTCGGCCACCACCCACGCCCACCTGCTGGAGAACAAGACCGCCGCCGTGATCGGCGCGACGCCCCGCGCGGTGGCTGGCGTGATCGAGCTGGCTCGCACGGCGGCGCGGGTCTACCTCGTCACCGCAGGCAAGCACGACCTGATCGACCCGCTGGCGGCGACGCTGGCCCGCTACCCCAACGTGACGGTGCTGCGCAACTACAAGGTGCGCGAGGTGCAGGGCACCACCTCGGTGGAGCAGGTGGTGATCGAGCGCGACGAGGAGCTGTCGTACCTGCGCGTGAATGCGATCTTCGCCGACCTGGGCCTGCTGCCCAACACCGGCGTCGTGCGCAACCTGGCCAAGCTCGATGAGGATGGCTTTATCGAGGTGGATGGGCGCAACCACACCAGCGTGTCCGGCCTGTTCGCCGCTGGCGACTGCACCACCCGCTTCGGCGAGCACAGCCTGATCGCCGTGGGCGAGGGCGTGCGCGCCGCCCAGAGCGCCTACACCTACCTGCTGAGCCACCCGCTCATCCTTGAGCCAGAGCCGGCGGACTAG
- a CDS encoding PAS domain-containing protein, translated as MSADQMFERDPSIYMMPQGLASQQLAAILGALPDACYVFDRDGRYIYGNGAAERFLAAGRERLLGALAWDILPDADGGLHDLHLRAMINRHPLTSAIYAPWLGQWFDVAMQPMDGGLLVVTARRCQGGQEPRPPHSPPPELAAPIDGAGRDVFWLIDARCHQIRYVSPSYDKIWGRSHHPLYHSPGHWLQAVHADDRERVRQAYARGLEIGLYDLEYRIVRPGGELRWIHDRAYRAVGRAVSADVLIRIAEDVTAQKRMAAERPALSELNENRSDAIHSQLSALRQSLTILDAANSPGEVLDALLGVAHSGLGAYAGALFVTQGEPPTLTEHRTQGGFADLWLTHQAPAAPHPLIEALHDRQPHFYAPGEWAEHFPALYERCGAHVGSWLATPVLLGGQLVAVLGLAFTYGREPGQADMDYLDMLVQQGCHALERVRLHRDAHEAISQSDAAWARLESLVHTVPVGLAIWDSDLRYVHINPALAALNELSVEEHLGHTVHEMFPALSPSIAASFQRVLGTGQPLLNMELHGFFPSRPDGTWLLSLFPVRMASGAVAGVGAVVMDITERKRAEAMGALMTQMTGALTQALTPAAVTDVIIAHLNQAFPIRGIWVMLLSEDGEWLELERAHGYSAQAIARWRRIHRTSTMPAARTVAMAEPLWIDPPNAGVPSLAADGQPASGTLAAIPLVVNRQPIGCLCLRFKAVDCVAPDERALLYTLARYYAQALQRARLDAAERQARLDAEAAVDLRDQFLSVAAHELKTPLTSLLGTAQLLQRSLARRDDLGERDRWALQVIQDQSWRLHQMILTMLDISRIQEGQLAIMRAPVDLADLARRVLRELQLIQGPYVLQLHVADDAELVVDGDELRLEQVLQNLLQNAIKYSPSGGDIAVGLDQDGDYAQITVRDHGIGIPADALPHLFDRFYRAENIDRRKISGLGVGLYVVGEIVQQHGGEVLIDSAEGHGSTFTVRLPLRLARERAAAAG; from the coding sequence ATGTCAGCAGATCAGATGTTTGAGCGTGACCCTAGCATATATATGATGCCGCAGGGACTCGCATCGCAGCAGTTGGCTGCGATCCTTGGCGCGCTCCCCGATGCGTGCTATGTGTTTGATCGCGATGGACGTTATATCTACGGGAACGGTGCTGCCGAGCGTTTTCTGGCCGCTGGCCGCGAGCGCCTGCTGGGTGCGCTGGCATGGGATATTCTGCCCGATGCCGATGGGGGGCTGCATGATCTGCACCTTCGTGCCATGATCAACCGCCACCCACTCACCAGCGCGATCTACGCCCCATGGCTGGGCCAGTGGTTCGACGTGGCCATGCAGCCCATGGATGGCGGCCTGCTGGTGGTGACGGCCCGCCGCTGCCAGGGCGGGCAGGAGCCGAGGCCGCCCCACAGCCCGCCGCCCGAGCTGGCCGCGCCGATCGACGGGGCCGGGCGCGATGTGTTCTGGCTGATCGACGCGCGCTGCCACCAGATCCGCTATGTCAGCCCCTCCTACGACAAGATCTGGGGCCGCTCGCACCACCCGCTCTACCATAGCCCCGGCCACTGGCTGCAGGCGGTGCACGCCGATGATCGGGAGCGCGTGCGCCAGGCCTATGCGCGTGGCCTGGAGATCGGGCTGTATGATCTGGAGTATCGGATCGTGCGTCCCGGCGGCGAGCTGCGCTGGATTCACGACCGGGCCTATCGGGCGGTGGGGCGGGCGGTGAGTGCAGATGTGCTGATTCGGATCGCCGAGGATGTGACCGCGCAGAAACGTATGGCGGCGGAGCGCCCAGCCTTAAGCGAGCTGAATGAGAATCGTTCAGACGCCATACATAGCCAGCTATCGGCACTGCGCCAGAGCCTCACGATCCTGGACGCCGCCAACTCGCCCGGCGAGGTGCTGGATGCCCTGCTGGGTGTGGCCCACAGCGGCCTGGGGGCCTATGCCGGCGCGCTGTTTGTGACGCAGGGCGAGCCGCCGACGCTCACCGAGCACCGCACGCAGGGTGGCTTTGCCGATCTATGGCTCACCCACCAGGCCCCCGCCGCGCCCCATCCGCTGATCGAGGCGCTGCACGATCGGCAGCCGCACTTCTATGCGCCGGGCGAGTGGGCCGAGCATTTCCCCGCGCTCTACGAGCGCTGCGGCGCCCATGTCGGCTCGTGGCTGGCCACGCCAGTGCTGCTGGGCGGCCAGCTGGTGGCCGTGCTGGGCCTAGCCTTCACCTATGGCCGCGAGCCAGGCCAGGCCGACATGGACTACCTCGACATGCTGGTGCAGCAGGGCTGCCACGCGCTGGAGCGCGTGCGGCTGCACCGCGATGCCCACGAGGCGATCTCGCAGAGCGATGCGGCCTGGGCGCGGCTTGAGAGCCTAGTGCACACCGTGCCGGTGGGTCTGGCGATCTGGGATTCGGATCTGCGCTATGTGCACATCAACCCGGCGCTGGCGGCCCTGAACGAGCTGTCGGTCGAGGAGCACCTGGGCCACACGGTGCACGAGATGTTCCCCGCGCTCTCCCCAAGCATCGCCGCCTCCTTCCAGCGCGTGCTCGGCACTGGCCAGCCACTGCTGAATATGGAGCTGCACGGCTTCTTCCCATCGCGCCCGGATGGCACGTGGCTGCTCTCGCTTTTCCCAGTGCGCATGGCCAGCGGGGCGGTGGCTGGCGTGGGCGCGGTGGTGATGGACATCACCGAGCGCAAGCGCGCCGAGGCCATGGGCGCGCTGATGACCCAGATGACCGGCGCGCTGACCCAGGCGCTCACGCCTGCGGCGGTGACGGATGTGATCATCGCGCACCTCAATCAGGCATTCCCCATCCGTGGGATCTGGGTGATGCTGCTGAGCGAGGATGGCGAGTGGCTTGAGCTGGAGCGTGCCCACGGCTACTCGGCGCAGGCGATCGCGCGCTGGCGGCGCATCCACCGCACATCCACCATGCCAGCGGCGCGCACGGTGGCCATGGCCGAGCCGCTGTGGATCGACCCGCCCAACGCTGGCGTGCCCAGCCTGGCCGCCGATGGCCAGCCCGCCAGCGGCACCCTGGCGGCGATCCCGCTGGTGGTGAACCGCCAGCCGATCGGCTGCCTGTGCCTGCGCTTCAAGGCTGTGGACTGCGTCGCCCCCGACGAGCGCGCCCTGCTCTACACCCTGGCGCGCTACTACGCCCAGGCGCTGCAGCGCGCCCGCCTGGATGCCGCCGAGCGCCAGGCCCGCCTCGATGCCGAGGCTGCGGTCGATCTGCGCGACCAGTTTCTTTCGGTGGCTGCCCACGAGCTGAAGACCCCGCTCACCTCGCTGCTGGGCACGGCCCAGCTGCTGCAGCGCAGCTTGGCCCGCCGCGACGACCTGGGCGAGCGCGACCGCTGGGCGCTGCAGGTCATCCAGGATCAGTCGTGGCGGCTACACCAGATGATCCTGACCATGCTCGATATCTCGCGCATCCAGGAGGGCCAGCTGGCGATCATGCGCGCGCCCGTGGATCTGGCCGATCTGGCCCGCCGCGTGCTGCGCGAGCTGCAGCTCATCCAGGGGCCGTATGTGCTGCAGCTGCACGTGGCCGACGACGCCGAGCTAGTGGTGGATGGCGACGAGCTGCGGCTGGAGCAGGTGCTGCAGAACTTGCTGCAGAATGCGATAAAGTACAGCCCCAGCGGCGGCGATATCGCGGTGGGGCTGGATCAGGATGGCGACTACGCCCAGATCACGGTGCGCGACCACGGCATCGGCATACCCGCCGATGCGCTGCCGCACCTGTTCGATCGATTCTACCGCGCTGAGAACATCGACAGGCGTAAGATATCGGGCCTGGGGGTGGGGCTGTATGTGGTGGGCGAGATCGTGCAGCAGCACGGGGGCGAGGTGCTGATCGACAGCGCCGAGGGCCATGGCAGCACCTTCACGGTGCGCCTGCCGCTGCGGCTGGCCCGCGAGCGCGCCGCAGCGGCAGGGTGA
- the pstB gene encoding phosphate ABC transporter ATP-binding protein: MVRQKADLSVFTRAAEPELPLSEKTKVAAVNFQFYYGAFQALRNINLSMRERAITAFIGPSGCGKTTLLRAINRMHDETPGARGTGQILLDDQNIYAEDADPVMLRRRIGMVFQRPNPFAKSIFDNVAYGLRVSGWRDRKAIEQRVEESLRAAALWDDVKDRLRSSALGLSGGQAQRLCIARTIAPRPEVVLMDEPCSALDPIATLKIEELMVDLRKDFTIIIVTHNMQQAARVSDETVFMLMDPETRAGQVVEIAPTATLFNTPKDKRTEEYISGRFG; this comes from the coding sequence ATGGTGCGGCAGAAGGCCGATCTGAGCGTGTTCACGCGGGCCGCCGAGCCAGAGCTGCCGCTGAGCGAGAAGACCAAGGTCGCTGCGGTCAACTTCCAGTTCTACTATGGCGCGTTCCAGGCGCTGCGCAATATCAATCTGAGCATGCGCGAGCGGGCCATCACGGCCTTCATCGGGCCGTCGGGCTGCGGCAAGACCACGCTGCTGCGCGCGATCAACCGCATGCACGACGAGACGCCGGGGGCGCGCGGCACTGGCCAGATCCTGCTGGATGACCAGAACATCTACGCCGAGGATGCCGACCCGGTGATGCTGCGGCGGCGGATCGGCATGGTCTTCCAGCGCCCCAACCCCTTCGCCAAGTCGATCTTCGACAACGTGGCCTATGGCCTGCGCGTCAGCGGTTGGCGCGACCGCAAGGCTATCGAGCAGCGGGTGGAGGAGTCGCTGCGGGCGGCGGCGCTGTGGGATGATGTGAAGGACCGGCTGCGCAGCTCGGCGCTGGGGCTTTCGGGTGGCCAGGCCCAGCGCCTGTGCATCGCCCGCACCATCGCGCCCCGCCCCGAGGTGGTGCTGATGGACGAGCCGTGCTCGGCGCTCGACCCGATCGCCACGCTGAAGATCGAGGAGCTGATGGTGGACCTGCGCAAGGATTTCACCATCATTATCGTGACCCATAACATGCAGCAGGCCGCCCGCGTCTCCGACGAGACGGTGTTCATGCTGATGGACCCCGAGACCCGCGCGGGCCAGGTGGTGGAGATCGCGCCCACCGCCACGCTGTTTAATACCCCCAAAGACAAGCGCACCGAGGAGTATATCTCCGGTCGCTTTGGTTAG
- the pstA gene encoding phosphate ABC transporter permease PstA: MSIVVNAPNIGRRKAVDRAMRGCAVVATLLALIPLVLILGFVLVKGVSSLNIDFFTKSYKAPGLSLSGAVQAQGGVLNGIAGSLLIVMWATLIALPVGILAGVYLAEYKSNLFSTVVRFCTDVLSAAPSIVVGVVAYALIVVRYKQFSGWAGSIALAILMVPLITRTTEEILRLVPYSVREGAMALGTPKWQTTFTVVLPAAAGGIATGVLLAVARAMGETAPLLLTILGNNNVSFNMSAPMAALPLLTYKYTQSPYPAENDLAWGTALVLTTIVLVTNLLVRFATRSRLK; encoded by the coding sequence ATGAGTATTGTGGTCAATGCGCCGAACATCGGGCGACGCAAGGCGGTGGATCGGGCGATGCGCGGCTGCGCGGTGGTCGCCACGCTGCTGGCGCTCATCCCGCTGGTGCTCATCCTTGGCTTTGTGCTGGTCAAGGGCGTCTCGTCGCTGAATATCGACTTCTTCACCAAATCCTACAAGGCCCCCGGCCTCAGCCTGAGCGGTGCGGTGCAGGCGCAGGGCGGCGTGCTCAACGGCATCGCTGGCTCGCTGCTGATCGTGATGTGGGCCACGCTGATCGCGCTGCCGGTGGGCATCCTGGCGGGCGTCTACCTGGCCGAGTACAAGTCGAACCTGTTCTCCACGGTCGTGCGCTTCTGCACCGATGTGCTGAGCGCGGCCCCCTCGATCGTGGTGGGCGTGGTGGCCTACGCGCTGATCGTGGTGCGCTACAAGCAGTTCTCGGGCTGGGCGGGCAGCATCGCGCTGGCCATCCTGATGGTGCCGCTGATCACCCGCACCACCGAGGAGATCCTGCGGCTGGTGCCCTACTCGGTGCGCGAGGGCGCGATGGCCCTGGGCACGCCCAAGTGGCAGACCACCTTCACCGTAGTGCTGCCGGCGGCGGCGGGCGGCATCGCCACCGGCGTGCTGCTGGCCGTGGCCCGCGCCATGGGCGAGACCGCCCCGCTGCTGCTGACCATCCTGGGCAACAACAACGTCTCGTTTAATATGTCGGCCCCGATGGCGGCGCTGCCGCTGCTGACCTATAAGTACACGCAGTCGCCCTACCCAGCCGAGAACGACCTGGCCTGGGGTACGGCGCTGGTGCTGACCACGATTGTGCTGGTTACGAATCTGCTGGTTCGCTTTGCCACACGTAGCCGACTGAAGTAG
- the pflB gene encoding formate C-acetyltransferase translates to MSSFIEEQTAEYVIPGWRGFVGGAWQDHIDVRDFIQRNYTPFEGNDTFLAPVTERTQAVWAKLSDLFVAERARGVLDVSQIPTSITAHAPGYIDREREIIVGLQTDAPLKRAIFPNGGWRMVESSLESYGFEVDPQVRDIFTKYRKTHNDGVFDVYTPEIRKARSSHIVTGLPDAYGRGRIIGDYRRVALYGVDRLIEAKEQEKASIDGMHSSEDIIRDREELSEQIRALNELKQMAAAYGFDISAPASNAREAVQWLYFAYLAAVKEQNGAAMSLGRTSTFLDVFFERDLREGTLDETAAQEIIDDFVIKLRIVRFLRTKEYDELFSGDPTWVTESIGGMGMDGRSLVTKTSFRYLQTLYNLGPAPEPNLTVFWSPRLPEGFKQFCAKVSIDTSAIQYESDELMRPCWGDDTAIACCVSAMRVGKQMQLFGARVNLAKCLLYALNGGRDEVSGKQIAPKAEPFKGEVLSYDEVMQKFDVMMDWLAKVYVNAMNCIHYMHDKYAYERIEMALHDYSPLRTMAFGIAGLSVVADSLSAIKFAKVTPVRDETGLIVDFTTEGEFPTYGNNDDRVDSMATWLVETFMQKLRQHPTYRNATHTQSVLTITSNVVYGKATGNTPDGRRKGEPFAPGANPMHGRDTHGVVAAALSLAKIPYEHAQDGISWTTSIVPSGLGKTRDEQVENLAGVLDGYFGETGFHVNVNVLNRDTLVDAMDHPEKYPQLTIRVSGYAVNFIKLTREQQLDVIGRTFHGVI, encoded by the coding sequence ATGTCGTCGTTCATTGAAGAGCAGACCGCTGAGTACGTCATCCCAGGCTGGCGCGGGTTCGTCGGCGGTGCGTGGCAGGATCATATCGACGTGCGCGATTTCATCCAGCGCAACTACACGCCCTTCGAGGGCAATGATACCTTCCTGGCCCCCGTCACCGAGCGCACGCAGGCCGTGTGGGCCAAGCTCAGCGATCTGTTTGTCGCGGAGCGCGCCCGTGGGGTGCTGGATGTCTCGCAGATCCCCACCAGCATTACCGCCCACGCCCCCGGGTATATCGACCGCGAGCGCGAGATCATCGTGGGCCTGCAGACCGATGCCCCGCTCAAGCGCGCGATCTTCCCCAACGGCGGCTGGCGCATGGTCGAGTCGAGCCTGGAGAGCTACGGCTTCGAGGTCGACCCCCAGGTGCGCGATATCTTCACCAAGTATCGCAAGACCCACAACGACGGCGTGTTTGATGTCTACACCCCCGAGATCCGCAAGGCCCGCAGCTCGCACATCGTCACCGGCCTGCCCGATGCCTATGGCCGTGGCCGCATCATCGGCGACTACCGCCGCGTGGCGCTCTACGGCGTGGACCGCCTGATCGAGGCCAAGGAGCAGGAGAAGGCCAGCATCGACGGTATGCACTCCTCCGAGGACATCATCCGCGACCGCGAGGAGCTTTCCGAGCAGATCCGCGCGCTGAACGAGCTGAAGCAGATGGCCGCCGCCTACGGCTTCGACATCTCGGCCCCGGCCAGCAACGCCCGCGAGGCTGTGCAGTGGCTGTACTTCGCCTACCTGGCCGCCGTGAAGGAGCAGAACGGCGCGGCTATGTCGCTGGGCCGCACCTCCACCTTCCTGGATGTGTTCTTCGAGCGCGATCTGCGCGAGGGCACGCTGGATGAGACCGCCGCCCAGGAGATCATCGACGACTTCGTGATCAAGCTGCGCATCGTGCGCTTCCTGCGCACCAAGGAGTACGACGAGCTGTTCTCGGGCGACCCGACCTGGGTCACCGAGTCGATCGGCGGCATGGGCATGGACGGCCGCTCGCTGGTGACGAAGACCAGCTTCCGCTACCTCCAGACGCTCTACAACCTGGGGCCAGCGCCCGAGCCGAACCTGACGGTGTTCTGGTCGCCGCGCCTGCCCGAGGGCTTCAAGCAGTTCTGCGCCAAGGTCTCGATCGACACCAGCGCCATCCAGTACGAGAGCGACGAGCTGATGCGGCCCTGCTGGGGCGACGACACCGCGATCGCCTGCTGCGTGTCGGCGATGCGCGTGGGCAAGCAGATGCAGCTGTTCGGCGCGCGCGTGAACCTGGCCAAGTGCCTGCTCTACGCGCTGAACGGTGGCCGCGACGAGGTCAGCGGCAAGCAGATCGCGCCCAAGGCCGAGCCGTTCAAGGGCGAGGTGCTGAGCTACGACGAGGTGATGCAGAAGTTCGACGTGATGATGGACTGGCTGGCCAAGGTCTACGTCAACGCCATGAACTGCATCCACTACATGCACGACAAGTACGCCTACGAGCGGATCGAGATGGCGCTGCACGACTACAGCCCGCTGCGAACCATGGCCTTCGGCATCGCCGGTCTCTCGGTGGTGGCCGACAGCCTGAGCGCTATCAAGTTCGCCAAGGTCACACCTGTGCGCGACGAGACCGGCCTGATCGTGGACTTCACGACCGAGGGCGAGTTCCCGACCTACGGCAACAACGACGACCGCGTGGATAGCATGGCCACCTGGCTGGTCGAGACGTTTATGCAGAAGCTGCGCCAGCACCCGACCTACCGCAACGCCACCCACACCCAGTCGGTGCTCACCATCACGTCCAACGTGGTGTACGGCAAGGCCACAGGCAACACGCCCGATGGCCGCCGCAAGGGCGAGCCGTTCGCCCCTGGCGCGAACCCGATGCACGGTCGCGACACCCACGGTGTGGTCGCCGCCGCGCTCTCGCTGGCCAAGATCCCCTACGAGCACGCCCAGGACGGCATCTCGTGGACAACCTCGATCGTGCCCTCGGGCCTGGGCAAGACCCGCGACGAGCAGGTGGAGAACCTGGCGGGCGTGCTCGATGGCTACTTCGGCGAGACTGGCTTCCACGTGAACGTGAACGTGCTCAACCGCGATACCCTGGTGGACGCGATGGATCACCCGGAGAAGTACCCGCAGCTGACCATCCGCGTGTCGGGCTACGCCGTAAACTTCATCAAGCTGACGCGCGAGCAGCAGCTGGATGTGATCGGCCGCACCTTCCACGGCGTGATCTAG
- the pstB gene encoding phosphate ABC transporter ATP-binding protein, with translation MTTTGANQIELRNLTPFYGAKQALKPVDTTIAPRSVTAFIGPSGCGKTTVLRCINRMHEMVPKARVEGKILLGGEDIYAQGVEPQAVRRKIGMVFQQPVPIKMMSIYDNVAVGLRLNGVPKREIDERVEISLQAAALWDEVKDKLHHSGLALSGGQQQRMCIARAVALEPDIILMDEPCSALDPIATFKIEELLHELKKRFTVVIVTHNMQQAARVADHTCVFMVDREAEKPIGFLVEEGQTGQIFSAPRDPRTEAYISGRIG, from the coding sequence ATGACCACAACTGGTGCGAATCAGATAGAGCTGCGCAACCTGACGCCCTTCTACGGCGCGAAGCAGGCGCTCAAGCCGGTGGATACCACCATCGCGCCCCGCAGCGTCACGGCGTTCATCGGGCCGTCGGGCTGCGGCAAGACCACCGTGCTGCGCTGCATCAACCGCATGCACGAGATGGTGCCCAAGGCGCGGGTCGAGGGCAAGATCCTGCTGGGCGGCGAGGATATCTACGCCCAGGGCGTCGAGCCGCAGGCGGTGCGCCGCAAGATCGGTATGGTCTTTCAGCAGCCGGTGCCGATCAAGATGATGTCGATCTACGACAATGTGGCGGTGGGCCTGAGGCTCAACGGCGTGCCCAAGCGCGAGATCGACGAGCGCGTCGAGATCTCGCTGCAGGCGGCGGCGCTGTGGGATGAGGTGAAGGACAAGCTGCACCACTCGGGCCTGGCGCTCTCGGGCGGCCAGCAGCAGCGCATGTGCATCGCCCGCGCCGTGGCGCTGGAGCCAGACATCATCCTGATGGATGAGCCGTGCTCGGCGCTTGACCCGATCGCCACTTTCAAGATCGAGGAGCTGCTGCACGAGCTGAAGAAGCGCTTCACGGTGGTGATCGTGACCCACAACATGCAGCAGGCCGCCCGCGTGGCCGACCACACCTGCGTGTTCATGGTCGACCGCGAGGCCGAGAAGCCGATCGGCTTTTTGGTGGAAGAGGGCCAGACCGGCCAGATCTTTTCTGCGCCGCGCGACCCGCGCACCGAGGCGTATATTAGTGGCCGTATCGGCTAG